In Manis pentadactyla isolate mManPen7 chromosome 8, mManPen7.hap1, whole genome shotgun sequence, the following are encoded in one genomic region:
- the MRLN gene encoding myoregulin, with amino-acid sequence MMCKNWILISTTTPANLEDEIVGRLLKILFVIFVDLISVMCVVITS; translated from the coding sequence ATGATGTGTAAAAACTGGATATTAATTTCTACTACTACTCCTGCAAATCTGGAAGATGAAATTGTgggaagacttttaaaaattctgtttgttATATTTGTTGACTTAATATCTGTAATGTGTGTTGTTATAACTTCTTAA